A region of Candidatus Leptovillus gracilis DNA encodes the following proteins:
- a CDS encoding GTP-binding protein — translation MKVLQKKVCLLGDFAVGKTSLVRQFVEGRFDDRYLSTIGVKVSRKTLLRPDFQLNLLIWDLVGGNELSYSEASYMVAAAGALIVCDLTRANTLDALTRYANQVRTINPNVSLVFLGNKVDLIEQRAITEEQLTAVTSDLRASYFLTSAKTGENVEAAFTQLARLVEAG, via the coding sequence ATGAAAGTTTTGCAAAAAAAGGTATGTTTATTGGGGGATTTTGCCGTGGGCAAAACAAGTCTGGTGCGCCAATTTGTGGAAGGTCGTTTTGATGACCGCTATTTGAGTACCATCGGCGTTAAGGTCTCGCGCAAAACGCTGCTGCGCCCAGATTTCCAACTGAATTTGCTTATCTGGGACCTGGTCGGTGGCAATGAGCTTTCCTATTCGGAGGCAAGTTACATGGTGGCTGCGGCCGGCGCCCTGATCGTCTGCGATTTAACCAGAGCCAACACGCTGGACGCCCTGACACGTTATGCCAATCAGGTGCGGACTATCAATCCGAATGTTAGCCTGGTTTTTTTAGGCAACAAAGTGGACCTGATCGAACAACGGGCCATTACAGAGGAACAGTTAACGGCCGTAACCAGCGACCTCAGAGCCAGTTATTTTCTCACCAGCGCTAAAACCGGCGAAAACGTTGAAGCCGCCTTTACCCAACTTGCGCGCCTTGTCGAAGCAGGCTAA
- a CDS encoding SH3 domain-containing protein has product MRDALPFTIREMFIIQQGSGLLLAQAHISGAEITDSDLISGMLTAVRDFVHDSFSPVNSGGEELSEIQYGQMRILIQSGRLAYVAVVIDGVEPPGFRAQLRQLVNDLNVQYARQLNAYAGDPDELPQLAPHLQQFSTISQAEKAPTAFTSAQKWFLLLSGIVGLLFLGFSCFYLQFTIALYPIAFPSPTATQTQTPTNTPTASHTPTTTPTYTPTTTATPTDTSTPTATPTATNTATPTNTPTTTMTPTNTPTATTTGTATHTPTPPAAESISPIWVRAGPSLDAERIVALEFETPMILISVSGPWAEVQWVSNLPWLPGTQRGWVPYSWIALRGDVVPVTATYTPTPQR; this is encoded by the coding sequence GTGCGCGACGCGCTTCCCTTTACCATTCGGGAAATGTTCATCATCCAACAAGGCTCTGGCTTGCTGTTGGCCCAGGCCCATATTTCTGGCGCAGAAATAACCGATTCGGATCTGATCAGCGGCATGTTAACGGCCGTGCGCGATTTTGTCCACGACTCTTTCAGCCCGGTCAACAGCGGTGGCGAAGAACTAAGCGAAATCCAATACGGTCAGATGCGCATCCTCATCCAAAGTGGACGTCTCGCTTATGTCGCTGTTGTCATAGATGGCGTCGAGCCACCTGGATTCCGCGCCCAACTGCGCCAGTTGGTAAACGACTTAAACGTACAGTACGCCAGACAGTTAAACGCCTACGCTGGCGACCCTGACGAATTACCTCAGTTAGCACCACATTTACAGCAGTTTTCAACGATTAGCCAGGCAGAAAAGGCGCCAACTGCTTTCACTTCCGCGCAAAAATGGTTCCTCCTGCTCAGCGGCATCGTTGGCCTACTCTTTCTTGGATTCTCGTGCTTCTATTTGCAGTTTACCATCGCGCTCTATCCCATTGCCTTTCCGTCGCCCACCGCCACCCAAACGCAGACACCAACTAACACGCCCACAGCCTCCCACACGCCCACCACCACCCCCACGTACACCCCAACAACAACCGCCACGCCGACGGATACGTCCACGCCGACGGCTACGCCCACCGCCACCAACACGGCCACACCCACCAACACACCCACCACAACGATGACCCCGACCAACACCCCGACGGCTACCACAACCGGCACGGCGACCCACACGCCAACGCCACCGGCCGCCGAATCTATCAGCCCTATTTGGGTGCGGGCAGGCCCCAGCCTGGATGCAGAGCGTATTGTGGCATTAGAATTTGAAACGCCGATGATCTTGATTTCTGTTTCAGGCCCCTGGGCTGAGGTACAATGGGTATCAAACTTACCCTGGCTGCCTGGCACACAACGCGGCTGGGTTCCATATAGCTGGATTGCGTTAAGGGGAGATGTGGTTCCGGTAACGGCTACTTATACCCCCACACCACAAAGATAA
- a CDS encoding YccF domain-containing protein has translation MSLIGNIIWLIFGGFLAGAGYILAGLLLCLTIVGIPFGIQSIRLGVATFAPFGKEVMQTERSGGCLSLAFDIIWIILFGWEIAIAHLVSALILTITIIGIPFAKQHVKLLPVALFPFQYRLE, from the coding sequence ATGAGTCTTATAGGCAATATTATCTGGCTAATTTTTGGCGGCTTTTTGGCCGGCGCCGGTTACATTCTGGCCGGTTTGCTGCTGTGCCTCACCATTGTGGGCATTCCATTCGGCATTCAATCCATCCGGTTAGGCGTGGCGACTTTTGCCCCATTTGGCAAAGAAGTGATGCAGACTGAACGCTCCGGCGGCTGTCTCAGTCTGGCGTTCGACATCATCTGGATCATCTTATTTGGCTGGGAGATCGCCATCGCCCACCTGGTGAGCGCGTTGATTCTGACCATCACCATTATTGGCATTCCCTTCGCCAAACAGCACGTGAAGCTGCTGCCGGTGGCCCTGTTCCCTTTCCAGTACCGTTTGGAGTAG
- a CDS encoding HAMP domain-containing histidine kinase — translation MTVPPINLSSIMLAAQVTKVLNVIHRVAYALLSPERRLVYASPNFETVVSAPDQQLTNQLIEDVMWEFVGAEDSLAAIFAGRLPFLAFERVNRVMPDGRILYLDINVTRVNSLELAPGLLVIVEDVTDQAQMEQRLVQNRNELYLIKEQLSQANLELHQLNQLKSLFLSMAAHDLRTPLTAIHACSDLILRLLPENAPANLFRYTNIIEKQAVRMDLLINDFLDLHLLEQGKLHLRLRPVNLNVVVAQVVNMLAYQAEKRQHTLVLNTAPDDIVLALDENRLQQILYNLVSNAIKYTPTEGTITISTWTEEETAVIQIADNGQGMTEEQQASAFKLYYRADNADNMAPTGWGLGLYIVKMLTEAHGGQVSLTSQPDEGSTFCVSLPMRVGNASNDEA, via the coding sequence ATGACTGTGCCGCCCATCAATCTCAGCTCTATTATGCTGGCCGCGCAGGTGACCAAAGTGCTCAACGTGATTCACCGCGTGGCTTATGCACTCCTTTCGCCGGAACGTCGGCTGGTTTATGCCTCCCCAAATTTCGAGACAGTAGTAAGCGCGCCAGACCAGCAGCTTACAAACCAGCTCATTGAAGACGTGATGTGGGAGTTTGTCGGGGCTGAAGACAGTCTCGCAGCCATTTTCGCGGGACGCTTGCCTTTCCTGGCTTTTGAACGTGTCAATCGGGTGATGCCAGACGGCCGTATCCTTTACCTGGACATCAATGTCACCCGCGTCAACAGCCTGGAACTCGCTCCCGGACTCCTGGTTATCGTCGAAGACGTAACCGATCAGGCGCAAATGGAACAACGCCTGGTTCAAAACCGAAACGAACTGTATCTAATCAAAGAGCAGCTTTCCCAGGCTAACCTGGAACTGCACCAGCTAAACCAATTGAAGTCCTTGTTTTTGTCTATGGCGGCGCATGACTTGCGCACACCACTCACCGCCATCCACGCCTGCAGCGATTTAATTTTACGCCTGCTGCCGGAAAACGCCCCCGCTAATTTATTCAGGTACACCAACATTATCGAAAAGCAAGCTGTGCGCATGGATTTGCTGATTAACGACTTTTTAGACCTGCACTTGTTGGAACAGGGTAAATTACACCTGAGGTTGCGGCCGGTGAACCTGAACGTTGTGGTCGCCCAGGTGGTCAATATGTTGGCCTATCAGGCCGAAAAGCGCCAGCACACCCTGGTTTTAAACACCGCTCCCGACGACATTGTGCTGGCGTTGGACGAAAATCGGCTGCAACAAATCCTGTACAACCTCGTCAGCAATGCCATCAAATACACCCCAACCGAAGGGACCATCACCATCAGCACGTGGACAGAAGAAGAAACGGCCGTCATTCAAATAGCCGATAACGGACAGGGCATGACAGAAGAACAGCAGGCCTCGGCCTTTAAGCTCTACTACCGCGCCGACAATGCCGATAATATGGCGCCTACCGGCTGGGGACTTGGCCTTTACATTGTCAAGATGCTTACCGAAGCGCATGGCGGCCAGGTTTCCCTGACCAGTCAGCCGGATGAGGGCAGCACGTTCTGCGTTTCCTTGCCAATGCGCGTCGGCAACGCATCAAACGACGAAGCCTGA
- a CDS encoding tryptophan synthase subunit alpha: MTDLNQAANGRSRITAAFAQAQHTQSAALMPYYTLGYPDRQTALNVVAAIAPYSDLLELGVPFSDPLADGPTIQHSTQVALENGTTVADCLAVLRELRQRGVQTPVMLMGYYNPILAYGITNYARDAAAAGADAFIVPDLPPEEAGELEQAAAQVGMALIHFLAPTSSQARIANVTARAQGFIYLLSLTGVTGARTAVQTDLAAFVTRVRQQANVPLAVGFGISTPQQAAQIGALADGVIVGSALINAVDRADDNKPDAAAAFVQALRAGLTKS; this comes from the coding sequence ATGACTGACTTGAACCAGGCTGCCAACGGCCGTAGCCGCATCACCGCCGCTTTTGCCCAGGCCCAACACACCCAATCCGCCGCCCTGATGCCTTACTACACCCTGGGCTACCCCGACCGTCAGACCGCGCTGAATGTGGTGGCGGCCATCGCACCATACAGCGATTTGCTGGAATTAGGCGTGCCTTTCAGCGACCCCCTGGCCGATGGCCCGACCATCCAACACAGCACCCAGGTTGCTCTGGAAAACGGAACCACCGTCGCCGACTGCCTGGCAGTGCTGCGCGAACTACGGCAGCGCGGCGTGCAGACACCGGTGATGTTGATGGGCTACTACAACCCCATCCTGGCCTACGGCATCACCAACTACGCCCGTGACGCCGCCGCCGCCGGGGCCGATGCCTTCATCGTGCCCGATTTACCGCCTGAAGAAGCCGGCGAGTTGGAACAGGCGGCGGCGCAAGTCGGCATGGCGCTCATCCACTTTTTGGCGCCTACCAGCAGCCAGGCGCGCATCGCTAATGTGACCGCACGGGCGCAAGGCTTTATTTATCTGTTGAGTTTGACGGGGGTGACAGGGGCGCGCACGGCCGTACAGACTGATTTAGCCGCTTTTGTAACCCGTGTACGCCAACAAGCCAATGTGCCGCTGGCAGTGGGTTTTGGCATCAGCACACCGCAGCAGGCGGCGCAAATTGGCGCCCTGGCCGATGGCGTCATCGTCGGCAGCGCCCTCATCAACGCCGTAGACCGGGCCGACGACAACAAACCAGACGCGGCGGCCGCTTTTGTGCAGGCGCTGCGAGCAGGCTTAACAAAAAGTTGA